From a region of the Georgenia yuyongxinii genome:
- the trxA gene encoding thioredoxin codes for MSTVTAVSDTTFETEVLRADGPVLVDVWATWCAPCRRTEPIIEELAAEHGDKIKFVKLDADANTETVTQCGVVSIPTFNLYIDGEVVKSLVGAQTKKQFLNELGDYLG; via the coding sequence ATGAGCACCGTCACCGCCGTCAGCGACACCACCTTCGAGACCGAGGTCCTCCGGGCAGACGGTCCCGTCCTGGTCGATGTCTGGGCTACCTGGTGCGCCCCCTGTCGCCGCACCGAGCCGATCATCGAAGAGCTCGCTGCCGAGCACGGCGACAAGATCAAGTTCGTCAAGCTCGACGCTGACGCCAACACGGAGACCGTCACCCAGTGCGGGGTCGTGTCGATCCCGACCTTCAACCTGTACATCGACGGCGAGGTGGTCAAGAGCCTCGTCGGCGCACAGACCAAGAAGCAGTTTCTCAACGAGCTCGGGGACTACCTCGGATAA
- a CDS encoding RidA family protein: MGYLVDHYTEGTPRTMSLVNQSTSSNLEIIHHDGHDPSINSPFVPAIRASAGTMVFISGVSASPTYHDHPHVPEVFDAIPRDIEGQLQIIFDNLDQRLEAAGCSRSDVVYMTRFFTNVDEDQDTVNKYQKKWFQGHVPTSASVEVTRMAADPKLRLEIQSIAVKPPSA, encoded by the coding sequence ATGGGCTATTTGGTCGATCACTACACCGAAGGGACACCGAGAACGATGAGTCTTGTCAACCAGTCCACATCGAGCAATCTCGAAATTATTCACCATGATGGGCATGACCCCAGCATCAATAGTCCCTTTGTGCCGGCGATCCGAGCGTCGGCGGGCACGATGGTGTTTATCTCAGGTGTGTCGGCGTCTCCTACCTACCACGACCACCCACACGTGCCCGAGGTCTTCGATGCTATTCCACGGGACATCGAGGGGCAGCTCCAAATCATTTTCGACAATCTCGACCAGCGGCTCGAAGCGGCTGGGTGCAGTAGGAGCGACGTCGTCTACATGACTCGGTTCTTCACGAATGTGGATGAAGATCAGGATACTGTGAACAAATACCAGAAGAAGTGGTTCCAAGGGCATGTGCCCACCAGCGCCTCGGTCGAGGTGACGAGGATGGCGGCTGACCCAAAGCTGCGCCTGGAAATCCAGAGCATTGCAGTGAAACCTCCATCGGCTTGA
- a CDS encoding ABC transporter substrate-binding protein codes for MRRHKTAIAAAAALAMSVSLLAACSRGAEGADTPGDGADASAPPANLFISSNMIGWHVFLGEDDARGSFSEAGLDINVTGFSSGPESAEAFATQDGTMLVAGDLPSVSFVDRHDATIVGQVTSWTGLRFVASKDIQSPQDLVGKRIAVNQGSSTEFWLAEYLAENGIADDVEVIYLDPGSHVPALLKGEIDAAATFLAQALTAIESGEFELLETWPSVLTLIVRNDYLSENPEAVAGVLEVLARGAEEIESDPEGALEAVSGMHGLTDAQYHEAIDNAELDFNPQFSAETHGLLERMARWLVEKGSLPEDYEVCDYVDLSALREVAPDRAADTACSAG; via the coding sequence GTGAGAAGGCACAAGACGGCCATCGCAGCGGCCGCAGCACTGGCCATGTCTGTTTCGCTGCTAGCAGCGTGCAGTCGGGGTGCAGAGGGGGCGGACACGCCTGGCGACGGCGCAGATGCCAGCGCTCCGCCAGCAAATCTGTTCATCTCGTCAAACATGATCGGATGGCACGTCTTCCTGGGTGAGGACGATGCTCGGGGCAGCTTCTCGGAGGCGGGCCTTGACATCAACGTCACCGGCTTCTCGTCGGGCCCCGAGTCGGCCGAGGCCTTTGCGACCCAGGATGGAACAATGCTCGTCGCCGGCGACCTGCCGAGCGTAAGCTTCGTTGATCGCCATGATGCGACGATCGTCGGTCAGGTCACGTCGTGGACCGGGCTGCGCTTTGTCGCTTCCAAGGACATCCAGTCACCTCAGGATTTGGTCGGCAAGAGGATTGCCGTGAATCAGGGCTCCTCAACGGAGTTTTGGCTCGCGGAGTACCTCGCCGAGAACGGCATTGCTGACGACGTTGAGGTGATTTACCTGGATCCCGGCAGCCATGTGCCTGCGCTCCTTAAGGGGGAGATCGATGCGGCCGCGACGTTCTTGGCGCAAGCTCTGACGGCGATCGAGAGCGGGGAGTTCGAACTGCTTGAGACGTGGCCCTCGGTGCTCACGCTGATCGTCAGGAACGACTACCTTTCGGAGAATCCAGAGGCTGTCGCTGGTGTGCTGGAGGTGCTCGCTAGGGGGGCGGAGGAAATTGAGTCCGACCCTGAAGGTGCACTGGAAGCAGTGTCCGGGATGCACGGCTTGACCGACGCGCAGTATCACGAGGCGATCGACAACGCAGAACTCGACTTCAATCCGCAGTTCTCGGCGGAAACGCACGGGCTTCTTGAGCGCATGGCTCGATGGCTGGTGGAGAAGGGAAGCCTTCCCGAGGACTACGAGGTCTGCGACTACGTCGACCTGTCGGCGCTCAGGGAAGTCGCTCCCGACCGGGCTGCGGATACCGCCTGCTCGGCGGGGTGA
- a CDS encoding ABC transporter permease: MIVDGELANHVGASLMRIIIGYANGCVWAIILGSAAGRIAAARGLIMPVMNLVRPISPVALVPLMIIWFGIGEMSKVVLVGYTAFITIFFNTMTGVASVPPTRIRAAQTLGASGFSVFRLVVFPSAIPYILAGMRIGLGLAFMSVVAAELIAAEEGIGFLIIQSRYSMLVDRMFVGLLCLSVIGFSIDYLFRRLIRRFGGAYVGKEFSETL, encoded by the coding sequence ATGATCGTGGACGGCGAGCTCGCCAACCACGTGGGTGCGAGCCTCATGCGGATCATTATCGGTTACGCGAACGGGTGTGTCTGGGCGATCATCCTCGGATCCGCCGCCGGACGGATTGCCGCGGCGCGCGGACTCATCATGCCCGTGATGAATCTTGTGAGGCCCATCTCTCCCGTCGCACTGGTACCCCTTATGATCATTTGGTTCGGAATCGGGGAGATGTCGAAAGTTGTGCTCGTCGGGTACACGGCGTTCATCACGATCTTCTTCAATACGATGACCGGCGTTGCCTCGGTGCCCCCCACCCGGATTCGGGCTGCGCAAACCCTTGGGGCGAGTGGGTTCAGCGTTTTTAGACTCGTTGTGTTTCCCTCGGCTATTCCGTACATACTAGCGGGGATGCGGATCGGCCTTGGGCTGGCTTTCATGTCGGTCGTCGCCGCCGAGTTGATCGCTGCCGAAGAAGGTATCGGATTTTTGATCATCCAATCTCGGTACTCGATGCTGGTCGACAGGATGTTCGTAGGATTGCTCTGTCTTTCCGTAATCGGCTTCAGTATCGATTACCTCTTCCGCCGATTGATCCGGCGTTTTGGTGGGGCATATGTCGGTAAGGAGTTCTCCGAGACGTTGTAG